One stretch of Deltaproteobacteria bacterium DNA includes these proteins:
- a CDS encoding ABC transporter permease subunit (The N-terminal region of this protein, as described by TIGR01726, is a three transmembrane segment that identifies a subfamily of ABC transporter permease subunits, which specificities that include histidine, arginine, glutamine, glutamate, L-cystine (sic), the opines (in Agrobacterium) octopine and nopaline, etc.), whose amino-acid sequence MRGACPRRSAWRVVVAALVVTACLPVAAARVACAEEDDEPAGALGRIRSAGELRWGADAQGGAPYVFQDPMDPNHLIGFEVDLATALAAELGVRARPVQGQWDMLLDLLGRGDFDAALNGIEVADEKLRVALLTRPYYVAPERLTVRRGDAAAPRTPAALRGRLVGTLPGSLAERILRRAGAEVRTYDGGQNEIYADLVLGRTDAVLLDAPISLYYGEIEPALEAVPGDFGEVRYAVAVPLGEEPLRAALDDALARLAADGRLRAIYERWGLWNDATAALLGAPAGGGRGVAEALEAWRTAVGKPPPLLERLRDRYPRTLALFARGAALTLALSFTAMALAVPLGIGLALCRKYGPLPLRALAIGYIEFVRGTPLLVQLIMLYFGLPELGVTLDPFVAGAVALGLNYAAAEAENYRAGLESVPAGQLEASWSLGLSTMQALRFVIGPQAVRVAIPPATNDFIALLKDSSLVSLVTLTELTKTYLNLANAMRDHLGLGLLVAAWYLAIGLPFAWLARRAEARLGRHLRSAA is encoded by the coding sequence ATGCGCGGCGCGTGCCCCCGGCGATCGGCATGGCGCGTCGTCGTCGCGGCGCTCGTCGTGACGGCGTGCCTTCCCGTCGCCGCCGCCCGCGTCGCCTGCGCCGAGGAGGACGACGAGCCCGCCGGCGCCCTCGGCCGCATCCGCTCCGCCGGCGAGCTGCGCTGGGGCGCCGACGCGCAAGGCGGCGCGCCCTACGTGTTCCAGGATCCGATGGACCCGAACCACCTGATCGGGTTCGAGGTCGACCTCGCGACCGCGCTCGCGGCCGAGCTCGGCGTCCGCGCGCGGCCGGTACAGGGACAGTGGGACATGCTGCTCGATCTCCTCGGACGCGGCGACTTCGACGCCGCGCTGAACGGCATCGAGGTCGCCGACGAGAAGCTCCGGGTCGCGCTCCTCACCCGCCCCTACTACGTCGCGCCCGAGCGTCTCACGGTCCGCCGCGGCGACGCCGCCGCGCCGCGCACGCCGGCCGCGCTCCGCGGGCGCCTCGTCGGCACGCTGCCCGGCTCGCTCGCCGAGCGCATCCTGCGGCGCGCGGGCGCCGAGGTGCGCACGTACGACGGCGGCCAGAACGAGATCTACGCCGACCTCGTCCTCGGCCGCACCGACGCGGTGCTGCTCGACGCCCCGATCAGCCTCTACTACGGCGAGATCGAGCCCGCGCTCGAAGCGGTGCCGGGCGACTTCGGCGAGGTGCGCTACGCGGTCGCGGTGCCGCTCGGCGAGGAGCCCTTGCGCGCCGCGCTCGACGACGCGCTCGCGCGCCTCGCCGCCGACGGCCGGCTGCGCGCCATCTACGAGCGGTGGGGCCTCTGGAACGACGCGACCGCCGCGCTCCTCGGCGCGCCCGCCGGCGGCGGGCGCGGCGTCGCCGAGGCGCTCGAAGCGTGGCGCACGGCGGTCGGGAAGCCCCCGCCCCTCCTCGAGCGCCTGCGCGATCGCTACCCGCGCACGCTCGCGCTCTTCGCGCGCGGCGCCGCGCTCACGCTGGCGTTGTCCTTCACGGCGATGGCGCTCGCCGTGCCGCTCGGCATCGGGCTCGCGCTCTGCCGGAAGTACGGGCCGCTGCCGCTCCGCGCGCTCGCGATCGGCTACATCGAGTTCGTGCGCGGGACGCCGCTTCTCGTGCAGCTCATCATGCTGTACTTCGGGCTGCCCGAGCTCGGCGTCACGCTCGACCCGTTCGTCGCGGGCGCCGTCGCCCTCGGCCTCAACTACGCCGCCGCCGAGGCCGAGAACTACCGCGCCGGGCTCGAGAGCGTGCCGGCGGGACAGCTCGAAGCCTCGTGGTCGCTCGGCCTGTCGACGATGCAGGCGCTGCGCTTCGTGATCGGACCGCAAGCGGTGCGGGTCGCGATCCCGCCCGCCACCAACGACTTCATCGCGCTCCTCAAGGACAGCTCGCTCGTCTCGCTCGTGACGCTCACCGAGCTCACCAAGACCTACTTGAACCTCGCGAACGCGATGCGCGACCACCTCGGCCTCGGCCTCCTGGTGGCGGCCTGGTACCTCGCGATCGGCCTGCCGTTCGCGTGGCTCGCCCGCCGCGCCGAGGCGCGGCTCGGGCGGCACCTGCGGAGCGCCGCGTGA
- a CDS encoding S-(hydroxymethyl)glutathione dehydrogenase/class III alcohol dehydrogenase yields the protein MQTRAAVAHAAGKPLSIETVELADPRAGEVLVEIKATGVCHTDAYTLSGADPEGLFPAILGHEGAGVVVAVGAGVTTLAEGDHVIPLYTPECRQCEYCLSRKTNLCQAIRATQGQGLMPDGTSRFSQGSTMIRHYMGTSTFANHTVVPEIALAKIRSDAPFDKVCYVGCGVTTGIGAVINTAGVEPGARVVVFGLGGIGLNVVQGARMAGAEQIVGVDTNPGRRALAERFGMTHFVNPQEVRGDLVPHLVDLTKGGADYSFECIGNVHVMRQALECCHKGWGVSVIIGVAGAGQEISTRPFQLVTGRVWKGTAFGGARGRTDVPRIVDWYMDGKIDIDSLITHVMPLEKINDAFDLMHAGESIRSVVTF from the coding sequence ATGCAGACCCGTGCCGCCGTCGCCCACGCTGCCGGAAAGCCGCTCTCCATCGAAACCGTCGAGCTCGCCGATCCGCGCGCCGGCGAGGTCCTGGTCGAGATCAAGGCGACCGGCGTCTGCCACACCGACGCCTACACGCTCTCGGGGGCCGATCCCGAAGGGCTCTTCCCGGCGATCCTCGGACACGAGGGCGCGGGCGTGGTCGTCGCGGTCGGCGCCGGCGTCACGACGCTCGCCGAGGGCGACCACGTGATCCCGCTCTACACGCCGGAGTGCCGGCAGTGCGAGTACTGTCTCAGCCGCAAGACCAACCTCTGCCAGGCGATCCGCGCCACCCAGGGGCAGGGGCTCATGCCCGACGGAACGAGCCGCTTCTCGCAAGGCTCGACGATGATCCGCCACTACATGGGCACGTCGACCTTCGCGAACCACACGGTCGTCCCCGAGATCGCGCTCGCGAAGATCCGCTCCGACGCGCCCTTCGACAAGGTCTGCTACGTCGGCTGCGGCGTCACGACCGGGATCGGTGCGGTCATCAACACCGCCGGGGTGGAGCCGGGCGCGCGCGTCGTCGTGTTCGGGCTCGGCGGCATCGGGCTCAACGTGGTCCAGGGCGCGCGCATGGCGGGGGCCGAGCAGATCGTCGGCGTGGACACGAACCCGGGTCGGCGCGCGCTCGCCGAGCGGTTCGGCATGACGCACTTCGTGAACCCGCAGGAGGTCCGCGGCGACCTCGTGCCGCACCTCGTCGATCTCACGAAAGGCGGCGCGGACTACTCCTTCGAGTGCATCGGCAACGTGCACGTCATGCGCCAGGCGCTCGAGTGCTGCCACAAGGGCTGGGGCGTGAGCGTCATCATCGGCGTCGCCGGCGCGGGACAGGAGATCTCGACCCGGCCGTTCCAGCTCGTGACGGGGCGCGTGTGGAAGGGCACCGCTTTCGGGGGCGCGCGCGGCCGGACCGACGTGCCGCGCATCGTCGACTGGTACATGGACGGCAAGATCGACATCGACTCGCTGATCACCCACGTGATGCCGCTCGAGAAGATCAACGACGCTTTCGACTTGATGCACGCGGGCGAGTCGATCCGCAGCGTCGTGACGTTCTAG
- a CDS encoding 2-hydroxychromene-2-carboxylate isomerase: MATLRFYFDYISTNAYLAWLQMPTIARRYGWVLEPVPVLFAGLLEAHGTSGPAETPAKALWMWKNNLRKAALSGVPLNPPAFHPFNPLLALRVTTLARDLDECDELITRLMEAVWVRGEHVSEPEVIERACRDVGLDGGALVAAAGAAKAKAALRRQTDDAIARGVFGVPTMEASGEIFWGYDDLPYLELFMAGDDPLARTSFGKSDTPAPRASAMRRQHRERIERGT, translated from the coding sequence ATGGCGACGCTTCGTTTCTATTTCGACTACATCTCCACCAACGCCTACCTTGCCTGGCTCCAGATGCCGACGATCGCCCGGCGGTACGGCTGGGTGCTGGAGCCCGTGCCGGTGTTGTTCGCGGGCCTGCTCGAGGCGCACGGGACGAGCGGGCCGGCCGAGACGCCGGCGAAGGCGCTCTGGATGTGGAAGAACAACCTCCGGAAGGCGGCGCTCTCGGGCGTGCCGCTGAACCCGCCGGCGTTCCACCCGTTCAACCCGCTGCTCGCGCTCCGGGTGACGACGCTCGCGCGCGACCTCGACGAATGCGACGAGCTCATCACGCGGCTCATGGAAGCCGTGTGGGTGCGGGGCGAGCACGTGAGCGAACCGGAGGTGATCGAGCGCGCGTGTCGCGACGTCGGGCTCGACGGCGGGGCGCTCGTCGCCGCGGCGGGCGCCGCGAAGGCGAAAGCCGCTCTCCGCCGCCAGACCGACGACGCGATCGCGCGCGGCGTCTTCGGCGTGCCGACCATGGAGGCGAGCGGGGAGATCTTCTGGGGCTACGACGATCTGCCCTACCTCGAGCTCTTCATGGCGGGCGACGACCCGCTGGCGCGCACCTCGTTCGGCAAGAGCGATACGCCGGCGCCGCGCGCGTCGGCGATGCGGCGGCAGCACCGCGAGCGCATCGAGCGCGGCACGTGA